One genomic window of Quercus robur chromosome 6, dhQueRobu3.1, whole genome shotgun sequence includes the following:
- the LOC126732648 gene encoding B3 domain-containing transcription factor VRN1-like encodes MSNSPHFFKIILNHSLLDGKLRIPTKFSRKYGQGMSNLAFLKLPSGAEWKVEMTEHDGEVWLKKGWQEFAKYYSVKQGHLLVFRYEGNSHFHVLIFDASATEIEYSLNSSHGEEGKLNEEFQGPKMEEIESDSAIEILGWFPPCPKRRDKSPLPCLRPHKKMKTNPTAKGLKGISTTEQCSNSKVVRRIQPLNNSKIARALQRASAFKPKDPYFMVVMQPSYLHPKLCLSIPIDFASRYLNKKHGDAILCISDGRKWPVKYTCQMFATKPKSFFKCGWKTFAKDNNLEVGDVCVFGLSEGTKMSFKVVIFRVSEEHCLPLPVPALDNGVNQVEPKRTLKYEFEYPSNHEIGMSSSGYKSTTKHLQHSQGNFRTEPQGTQSIDRKINKLKRNLNSPSSMRRFEGGLNFSAKEEGRGMPDSPRCPESHGFRETQGLTYIEKARALKRACAFKSENPYFMIVLQPSYIYGNNNLVIPLDFAKKHFSEKHEDVILQASGSKIWSVKYNFREAYGRQKAELCSGWKAFVRDNNLEVGDVCVFEFIKGIEISLKVVIFRDAEDANRHRDPSKFKQWIHKESISKHVTQKPSSSRALKSC; translated from the exons ATGTCAAATTCTCCACACTTCTTCAAGATAATTCTCAACCATTCTCTGCTAGATGGGAAGCTT AGGATCCCTACAAAGTTTTCAAGGAAATATGGACAAGGAATGTCAAACTTGGCATTTCTTAAGCTCCCGAGTGGTGCAGAATGGAAAGTAGAAATGACAGAACATGATGGTGAGGTTTGGTTAAAAAAGGGTTGGCAAGAATTTGCCAAGTATTATTCTGTGAAGCAAGGACACTTACTAGTCTtcagatatgaaggaaattcccACTTCCATGTACTCATATTTGATGCAAGTGCAACAGAAATAGAATATTCTCTTAATAGCTCTCATGGTGAGGAGGGCAAGCTTAATGAAGAATTTCAAGGTCCTAAGATGGAAGAAATTGAGAGTGATAGTGCCATTGAAATCCTAGGTTGGTTTCCACCATGCCCAAAAAGAAGGGATAAATCACCACTACCATGTCTTCGACCTCACAAGAAGATGAAAACTAATCCAACCG CAAAAGGTCTTAAAGGCATTTCTACCACTGAGCAATGCTCGAATTCTAAGGTTGTTAGAAGGATCCAGCCACTGAACAACAGCAAAATAGCTAGGGCTCTTCAGAGAGCAAGTGCCTTCAAACCTAAAGATCCATATTTCATGGTTGTCATGCAACCATCGTACTTGCATCCTAAATTGTGCTTG AGTATACCAATCGACTTTGCGAGTAGATATTTGAATAAGAAGCATGGGGATGCCATCCTTTGCATTTCTGATGGGAGAAAATGGCCTGTTAAGTATACTTGCCAAATGTTTGCTACAAAACCAAAAAGTTTCTTCAAATGTGGTTGGAAAACATTTGCAAAAGACAATAATCTGGAAGTAGgtgatgtttgtgtttttggactGTCCGAGGGCACTAAAATGTCTTTCAAAGTGGTCATTTTCCGTGTCAGTGAAGAACATTGCCTCCCACTGCCAGTGCCAG CTCTTGACAATGGAGTTAATCAAGTTGAACCCAAGAGAACTCTTAAATATGAATTTGAGTATCCTAGCAACCATGAAATTGGCATGTCTAGCTCCGGTTACAAATCCACAACCAAACACCTTCAACATTCTCAAGGAAATTTCAGAACTGAACCTCAAGGAACACAATCTATTGACAGGAAGATCAATAAGTTAAAGAGAAACTTAAACTCACCTAGTTCCATGCGAAGGTTTGAAG GGGGGCTTAATTTTTCTGCTAAAGAAGAAGGTAGAGGCATGCCTGATTCTCCTAGGTGCCCTGAATCTCATGGTTTTAGGGAGACGCAAGGACTGACTTACATTGAAAAAGCTAGAGCACTTAAGAGAGCTTGTGCTTTCAAATCAGAAAATCCGTATTTTATGATTGTCCTGCAACCATCATACATTTATGGCAACAACAACTTG GTTATACCTCTCGACTTTGCAAAGAAACATTTCAGTGAGAAGCATGAAGATGTCATCCTTCAAGCTTCAGGAAGTAAAATTTGGTCTGTCAAATACAATTTTAGAGAAGCCTATGGAAGACAAAAAGCAGAACTTTGTAGTGGTTGGAAGGCATTTGTCCGAGATAATAACTTGGAAGTAGGTGATGTTTGTGTATTTGAGTTTATAAAGGGCATTGAAATTTCACTGAAAGTTGTCATTTTCCGAGACGCTGAAGATGCAAATAGGCACCGGGATCCAA GCAAGTTCAAACAGTGGATACACAAGGAGAGCATCAGTAAGCATGTTACTCAAAAGCCTTCATCTTCAAGGGCTCTTAAGAGTTGTTGA